A region of Lycium barbarum isolate Lr01 chromosome 1, ASM1917538v2, whole genome shotgun sequence DNA encodes the following proteins:
- the LOC132640965 gene encoding uncharacterized protein LOC132640965, with product MDQDTTPYISNKQKSNCELVPPNHADPCKFFNNFPFKAMLVLIFLVALPHFPLEAPEIITQTLHTGNWELVVQLILVGIAVSYGLFSKKIYDDETENEYLYSSSKFDANVQSRLLQASSFFDDEAENHEVSDENRVQTWNNCQYHSGKPVVVVAKESAKISPRIVEKPLLLPIRSLKSPVPEPNSTTTSPKSISTTQSKISSPRKLSTSLSVSSESQAKIDQFDHKIVRKQSFNKSSVSPPPPPPPLPPAPIVKKSTLLRSNPIVTDDKGSSKKEMRRSTRSVPFELSSYKGKSVRTIRPFVGAARARVYAKDNVNGKTEKAEETFVDKQMLEKQHYAPEPTLMDFGGEEKKTSSLEKVVLENDDSEDCFEESTENVEAASKNESDVATEGGPDNVDKKADEFIAKFREQIRLQRIQSIRTSAGQPAKELLQ from the coding sequence ATGGATCAAGATACAACTCCTTATATCTCCAATAAACAGAAATCAAACTGTGAATTAGTTCCACCAAACCATGCAGACCCTTGTAAGTTCTTTAATAATTTTCCCTTTAAAGCCATGCTAGTTTTGATATTTCTAGTTGCACTTCCACATTTTCCTTTGGAAGCTCCTGAAATCATCACCCAAACTCTGCATACAGGAAATTGGGAACTTGTAGTTCAGCTTATTTTAGTAGGTATAGCTGTTTCTTATGGCTTATTCAGCAAAAAAATTTATGATGATGAGACAGAAAATGAATATTTATATAGTAGTTCAAAGTTTGATGCTAATGTTCAATCTAGATTACTTCAGGCTTCATCTTTTTTTGATGATGAAGCTGAAAACCATGAAGTGTCTGATGAAAATAGAGTTCAGACTTGGAATAATTGTCAGTACCATAGTGGTAAACCAGTCGTAGTTGTTGCTAAAGAAAGTGCTAAAATTAGTCCAAGAATTGTTGAAAAGCCTTTGCTTTTGCCAATTAGGAGTTTGAAATCTCCTGTTCCCGAGCCTAACTCTACTACTACTTCACCAAAATCTATTTCTACTACACAATCCAAGATTTCATCGCCGAGAAAGTTGTCCACGTCACTTTCCGTTTCATCAGAATCTCAAGCCAAGATTGATCAATTTGATCACAAAATTGTGAGGAAACAGAGTTTTAACAAATCTTCTGTTTcacctccaccaccaccacctccTCTGCCACCGGCACCCATAGTTAAGAAATCTACTCTGTTGAGATCAAACCCTATCGTAACGGATGACAAGGGTTCTTCTAAAAAAGAAATGAGGAGAAGTACTAGGAGTGTGCCATTTGAATTGAGCTCGTACAAAGGGAAGTCTGTTCGAACAATTAGGCCATTTGTTGGGGCTGCAAGAGCAAGAGTATATGCTAAAGATAACGTAAATGGAAAGACAGAGAAAGCTGAAGAAACTTTTGTCGACAAGCAGATGCTAGAAAAGCAGCATTATGCACCAGAGCCAACATTGATGGATTTTGGAGGGGAAGAGAAGAAAACATCTTCTCTTGAAAAGGTAGTATTGGAAAATGATGACTCAGAGGATTGCTTTGAAGAGAGCACGGAAAATGTAGAAGCAGCAAGCAAGAATGAGAGTGATGTGGCAACTGAGGGTGGTCCGGATAATGTTGACAAGAAGGCTGATGAGTTTATAGCTAAATTTAGAGAGCAAATCAGGCTTCAGAGAATTCAGTCCATCCGAACATCAGCTGGGCAGCCTGCTAAAGAGCTACTTCAGTAA
- the LOC132640970 gene encoding uncharacterized protein LOC132640970 isoform X2 encodes MENNNINKLEVCTNFIKLDDGFVRVFLCVCRKTTTDFKSCSQYFLPFRNKYRSMGLGNEVQKILSWTSVCGNLGLHLIWLILHLIINIWYSVLGIARMMENALISSGLRKSYNAVNISKVRYLAVVIESEEARQTSKVLELLRWLASIGIKSICLYDREGVLKKSQEAIIEGLNKSQKANVEGSGHGTLLEHVSFADTLLCHKHMDLEFVSFADSKPAVAKAANLLFAKHYATAKPEKPNFTESDMSEALQAVGYVGPEPDLLLVYGPVRCHTGFPAWRIRYTEIVHMGPLKSMKFGSLIKAIHKFTKVHQNYGQ; translated from the exons ATGGAAaacaataatattaataaattagAAGTGTGTACAAATTTCATCAAGTTAGACGACGGCTTCGTCCGAGTATTTCTGTGTGTGTGTAGAAAAACAACTACTGACTTCAAATCatgctcccaatacttccttccTTTTAGGAACAAATATAG ATCAATGGGTTTGGGGAATGAGGTGCAGAAGATTTTAAGCTGGACATCTGTG TGTGGTAACCTTGGACTTCATTTGATCTGGCTCATCTTACACTTGATCATCAACATTTGGTACTCTGTATTGGGCATAGCACGTATGATGGAGAATGCCCTTATTTCTAGTGGGCTGCGAAAGAGTTACAATGCCGTTAACATTAGTAAAGTGCGCTACCTGGCTGTTGTGATTGAGAGTGAAGAAGCTCGCCAAACTTCAAAAGTTCTAGAATTATTGCGTTGGCTTGCATCTATTGGTATAAAAAGTATCTGCCTCTATGATAGAGAAG GAGTGCTGAAAAAGTCACAGGAAGCTATTATAGAAGGATTAAACAAGTCCCAGAAAGCCAATGTAGAAGGATCGGGTCATGGAACCTTGCTTGAG CATGTTTCCTTTGCCGATACCCTTCTGTGCCACAAGCATATGGATCTGGAGTTTGTCTCTTTTGCTGATTCAAAACCTGCTGTGGCCAAAGCAGCTAATTTACTTTTTGCCAAGCATTATGCCACCGCAAAACCAGAAAAGCCGAATTTTACAGAGTCTGACATGTCTGAGGCGCTACAAGCAGTAG GTTATGTGGGACCGGAACCTGATCTTTTATTAGTTTACGGTCCTGTGAGATGTCACACGGGTTTTCCGGCATGGAGAATCCGGTACACTGAGATTGT ACATATGGGGCCCTTGAAGTCCATGAAATTTGGTTCCCTTATAAAAGCCATCCACAAATTCACAAAGGTGCATCAAAACTATG GCCAATGA
- the LOC132640970 gene encoding uncharacterized protein LOC132640970 isoform X3 produces MENNNINKLEVCTNFIKLDDGFVRVFLCVCRKTTTDFKSCSQYFLPFRNKYSFCRSMGLGNEVQKILSWTSVCGNLGLHLIWLILHLIINIWYSVLGIARMMENALISSGLRKSYNAVNISKVRYLAVVIESEEARQTSKVLELLRWLASIGIKSICLYDREGVLKKSQEAIIEGLNKSQKANVEGSGHGTLLEHMDLEFVSFADSKPAVAKAANLLFAKHYATAKPEKPNFTESDMSEALQAVGYVGPEPDLLLVYGPVRCHTGFPAWRIRYTEIVHMGPLKSMKFGSLIKAIHKFTKVHQNYGQ; encoded by the exons ATGGAAaacaataatattaataaattagAAGTGTGTACAAATTTCATCAAGTTAGACGACGGCTTCGTCCGAGTATTTCTGTGTGTGTGTAGAAAAACAACTACTGACTTCAAATCatgctcccaatacttccttccTTTTAGGAACAAATATAG tttttGCAGATCAATGGGTTTGGGGAATGAGGTGCAGAAGATTTTAAGCTGGACATCTGTG TGTGGTAACCTTGGACTTCATTTGATCTGGCTCATCTTACACTTGATCATCAACATTTGGTACTCTGTATTGGGCATAGCACGTATGATGGAGAATGCCCTTATTTCTAGTGGGCTGCGAAAGAGTTACAATGCCGTTAACATTAGTAAAGTGCGCTACCTGGCTGTTGTGATTGAGAGTGAAGAAGCTCGCCAAACTTCAAAAGTTCTAGAATTATTGCGTTGGCTTGCATCTATTGGTATAAAAAGTATCTGCCTCTATGATAGAGAAG GAGTGCTGAAAAAGTCACAGGAAGCTATTATAGAAGGATTAAACAAGTCCCAGAAAGCCAATGTAGAAGGATCGGGTCATGGAACCTTGCTTGAG CATATGGATCTGGAGTTTGTCTCTTTTGCTGATTCAAAACCTGCTGTGGCCAAAGCAGCTAATTTACTTTTTGCCAAGCATTATGCCACCGCAAAACCAGAAAAGCCGAATTTTACAGAGTCTGACATGTCTGAGGCGCTACAAGCAGTAG GTTATGTGGGACCGGAACCTGATCTTTTATTAGTTTACGGTCCTGTGAGATGTCACACGGGTTTTCCGGCATGGAGAATCCGGTACACTGAGATTGT ACATATGGGGCCCTTGAAGTCCATGAAATTTGGTTCCCTTATAAAAGCCATCCACAAATTCACAAAGGTGCATCAAAACTATG GCCAATGA
- the LOC132640970 gene encoding uncharacterized protein LOC132640970 isoform X1, whose translation MENNNINKLEVCTNFIKLDDGFVRVFLCVCRKTTTDFKSCSQYFLPFRNKYSFCRSMGLGNEVQKILSWTSVCGNLGLHLIWLILHLIINIWYSVLGIARMMENALISSGLRKSYNAVNISKVRYLAVVIESEEARQTSKVLELLRWLASIGIKSICLYDREGVLKKSQEAIIEGLNKSQKANVEGSGHGTLLEHVSFADTLLCHKHMDLEFVSFADSKPAVAKAANLLFAKHYATAKPEKPNFTESDMSEALQAVGYVGPEPDLLLVYGPVRCHTGFPAWRIRYTEIVHMGPLKSMKFGSLIKAIHKFTKVHQNYGQ comes from the exons ATGGAAaacaataatattaataaattagAAGTGTGTACAAATTTCATCAAGTTAGACGACGGCTTCGTCCGAGTATTTCTGTGTGTGTGTAGAAAAACAACTACTGACTTCAAATCatgctcccaatacttccttccTTTTAGGAACAAATATAG tttttGCAGATCAATGGGTTTGGGGAATGAGGTGCAGAAGATTTTAAGCTGGACATCTGTG TGTGGTAACCTTGGACTTCATTTGATCTGGCTCATCTTACACTTGATCATCAACATTTGGTACTCTGTATTGGGCATAGCACGTATGATGGAGAATGCCCTTATTTCTAGTGGGCTGCGAAAGAGTTACAATGCCGTTAACATTAGTAAAGTGCGCTACCTGGCTGTTGTGATTGAGAGTGAAGAAGCTCGCCAAACTTCAAAAGTTCTAGAATTATTGCGTTGGCTTGCATCTATTGGTATAAAAAGTATCTGCCTCTATGATAGAGAAG GAGTGCTGAAAAAGTCACAGGAAGCTATTATAGAAGGATTAAACAAGTCCCAGAAAGCCAATGTAGAAGGATCGGGTCATGGAACCTTGCTTGAG CATGTTTCCTTTGCCGATACCCTTCTGTGCCACAAGCATATGGATCTGGAGTTTGTCTCTTTTGCTGATTCAAAACCTGCTGTGGCCAAAGCAGCTAATTTACTTTTTGCCAAGCATTATGCCACCGCAAAACCAGAAAAGCCGAATTTTACAGAGTCTGACATGTCTGAGGCGCTACAAGCAGTAG GTTATGTGGGACCGGAACCTGATCTTTTATTAGTTTACGGTCCTGTGAGATGTCACACGGGTTTTCCGGCATGGAGAATCCGGTACACTGAGATTGT ACATATGGGGCCCTTGAAGTCCATGAAATTTGGTTCCCTTATAAAAGCCATCCACAAATTCACAAAGGTGCATCAAAACTATG GCCAATGA
- the LOC132640970 gene encoding uncharacterized protein LOC132640970 isoform X4, translating to MGLGNEVQKILSWTSVCGNLGLHLIWLILHLIINIWYSVLGIARMMENALISSGLRKSYNAVNISKVRYLAVVIESEEARQTSKVLELLRWLASIGIKSICLYDREGVLKKSQEAIIEGLNKSQKANVEGSGHGTLLEHVSFADTLLCHKHMDLEFVSFADSKPAVAKAANLLFAKHYATAKPEKPNFTESDMSEALQAVGYVGPEPDLLLVYGPVRCHTGFPAWRIRYTEIVHMGPLKSMKFGSLIKAIHKFTKVHQNYGQ from the exons ATGGGTTTGGGGAATGAGGTGCAGAAGATTTTAAGCTGGACATCTGTG TGTGGTAACCTTGGACTTCATTTGATCTGGCTCATCTTACACTTGATCATCAACATTTGGTACTCTGTATTGGGCATAGCACGTATGATGGAGAATGCCCTTATTTCTAGTGGGCTGCGAAAGAGTTACAATGCCGTTAACATTAGTAAAGTGCGCTACCTGGCTGTTGTGATTGAGAGTGAAGAAGCTCGCCAAACTTCAAAAGTTCTAGAATTATTGCGTTGGCTTGCATCTATTGGTATAAAAAGTATCTGCCTCTATGATAGAGAAG GAGTGCTGAAAAAGTCACAGGAAGCTATTATAGAAGGATTAAACAAGTCCCAGAAAGCCAATGTAGAAGGATCGGGTCATGGAACCTTGCTTGAG CATGTTTCCTTTGCCGATACCCTTCTGTGCCACAAGCATATGGATCTGGAGTTTGTCTCTTTTGCTGATTCAAAACCTGCTGTGGCCAAAGCAGCTAATTTACTTTTTGCCAAGCATTATGCCACCGCAAAACCAGAAAAGCCGAATTTTACAGAGTCTGACATGTCTGAGGCGCTACAAGCAGTAG GTTATGTGGGACCGGAACCTGATCTTTTATTAGTTTACGGTCCTGTGAGATGTCACACGGGTTTTCCGGCATGGAGAATCCGGTACACTGAGATTGT ACATATGGGGCCCTTGAAGTCCATGAAATTTGGTTCCCTTATAAAAGCCATCCACAAATTCACAAAGGTGCATCAAAACTATG GCCAATGA